A DNA window from Trichomycterus rosablanca isolate fTriRos1 chromosome 9, fTriRos1.hap1, whole genome shotgun sequence contains the following coding sequences:
- the six4b gene encoding homeobox protein SIX4b isoform X1: protein MSSSSSEMIGTNEIKRENSRALEPRGSVKLSALDPMPMETPGPNAVAVECSPASLAFSPEQVACVCEALLQGGNVERLARFLWSLPQSELLRGNESILKAQAIVAFHQARYQELYVILENHNFSPCNHSSLQDMWYKARYTEAEKARGRPLGAVDKYRLRRKYPLPRTIWDGEETVYCFKERSRNALKDMYKRNRYPSPAEKRNLAKITGLSLTQVSNWFKNRRQRDRNPSEAQSKSESDGNHSTEDESSKGHEELSPRPLSSGSAGSAAHGTSPIVAYSDIGTTVIQQIGDVKMSPLPAGMGYNGDLASPNSHYLNGGAYIQSHGSNSLLNGLGTTSSHFLTFDSQRVSHGQERLLGGSSVSYASYSVGAPEASVGKLDSMQSLVSHSEHGAVASYATTTSSSSNTPHLSSYAMVNISGAENGLGLPPLLLPSSSTAPPHSSAPLEGVVSDSSQQSAQPLLYTLNQAVKEEPLDIGVGYSYASNVSLDQSANLGYTASLFLSSNLGHSVVNGGSLEPAATAAITSVLSSTEGHSTLAHSARGLQEAGGALPSVYRAQEAQLPLSDNLENSVSTREGPHGVCSDLDMEGKELAKLQTVQMDEDSSDL from the exons ATGTCTTCTTCCTCGAGTGAGATGATTGGCACCAATGAGATCAAGAGGGAGAACTCGAGGGCACTTGAACCTCGGGGGAGTGTCAAGCTTTCCGCTCTGGACCCCATGCCCATGGAGACCCCGGGCCCCAACGCGGTGGCAGTCGAATGCTCCCCGGCGTCTTTGGCTTTCTCTCCGGAGCAGGTCGCGTGCGTATGCGAGGCGCTGCTGCAGGGCGGTAATGTGGAGCGCTTAGCCCGTTTCCTCTGGTCGCTACCGCAGAGCGAGCTGCTGCGTGGAAACGAGAGCATCCTCAAGGCGCAGGCCATAGTCGCCTTCCACCAGGCGCGCTACCAGGAACTTTATGTCATCCTGGAGAACCATAACTTCAGCCCGTGCAATCACTCGTCTCTGCAGGACATGTGGTACAAAGCGCGCTACACTGAGGCGGAGAAGGCGCGGGGGAGGCCGTTAGGAGCTGTGGATAAGTACCGGCTGCGCAGGAAATACCCGTTACCGCGCACGATTTGGGACGGAGAGGAGACCGTGTACTGCTTTAAGGAGAGGTCAAGGAACGCGCTCAAGGACATGTACAAGCGCAACCGGTACCCGTCCCCGGCTGAGAAGAGAAACCTCGCCAAAATTACAGGACTCTCTCTGACCCAGGTCAGCAACTGGTTCAAAAACAGGAGGCAGCGCGACCGCAATCCGTCCGAAGCGCAATCCAAAAG TGAATCTGATGGAAATCACAGCACTGAGGATGAGTCGAGTAAGGGCCATGAGGAGCTGTCACCTCGACCCCTTTCCAGTGGCTCTGCTGGTTCAGCTGCCCATGGAACTAGCCCCATTGTAGCATACTCTGACATTGGCACCACCGTCATCCAGCAAATCGGGGATGTCAAAATGTCACCCTTGCCAGCGGGAATGGGCTATAATGGTGATCTGGCAAGCCCCAACTCTCACTATCTTAACGGTGGCGCATATATTCAGTCGCATGGCAGCAACAGTCTCCTAAATGGACTTGGAACTACAAGTAGTCACTTCTTAACCTTTGATTCTCAGAGGGTCTCCCATGGCCAAGAAAGGCTACTAGGTGGTTCTTCTGTATCCTATGCCTCTTATTCTGTGGGGGCTCCAGAAGCCAGTGTTGGAAAACTAGACAGCATGCAGTCCTTGGTTTCACATTCAGAACACGGAGCAGTGGCCTCGTATGCCACCACCACATCATCGTCCTCGAATACACCTCATCTAAGCAGCTATGCTATGGTCAACATTTCTGGGGCTGAGAACGGCCTGGGACTTCCTCCTTTACTTCTGCCCTCATCTTCTACAGCACCGCCTCACA GTTCGGCTCCATTGGAAGGGGTGGTCAGCGACTCATCCCAGCAATCTGCTCAGCCCCTGCTCTACACCCTTAACCAGGCTGTCAAGGAGGAGCCACTGGACATCGGTGTGGGCTATTCATATGCCTCCAACGTGTCTCTAGACCAAAGTGCCAACCTGGGCTACACAGCCTCCCTTTTCTTGTCGTCAAACCTTGGTCACTCGGTTGTCAATGGAGGCTCTCTGGAACCTGCAGCCACAGCTGCTATCACCTCTGTCCTCTCCAGCACAGAAGGTCACTCCACTTTGGCTCACAGTGCCCGTGGGCTCCAGGAAGCTGGGGGTGCTCTGCCCTCAGTCTACAGGGCACAGGAAGCTCAGCTGCCCCTGTCCGACAATCTGGAAAACTCTGTGAGTACTCGAGAGGGGCCTCATGGAGTGTGTAGTGACCTGGACATGGAGGGAAAAGAACTGGCCAAGCTGCAGACTGTTCAGATGGACGAGGACAGCAGTGACCTCTGA
- the six1b gene encoding homeobox protein six1b produces MSMLPSFGFTQEQVACVCEVLQQGGNLERLGRFLWSLPACDHLHKNESVLKAKAVVAFHRGNFRELYKILESHQFSPHNHPKLQQLWLKAHYVEAEKLRGRPLGAVGKYRVRRKFPLPRTIWDGEETSYCFKEKSRGVLREWYTHNPYPSPREKRELAEATGLTTTQVSNWFKNRRQRDRAAEAKERENSENSNAGANKQNQLSPLDGGKSLMSSSEDDEFSPPQSPEQNSALLLQANMGHPASSYSMSGLTMQSHPHQHQLHDSILGPLTSSLVDLGS; encoded by the exons ATGTCTATGTTGCCCTCGTTCGGCTTCACGCAGGAGCAGGTTGCGTGCGTGTGCGAGGTGCTGCAGCAGGGTGGTAACCTCGAGCGTCTGGGTCGCTTCTTGTGGTCCCTACCAGCTTGCGACCACCTTCACAAAAATGAAAGTGTGCTTAAAGCGAAAGCAGTGGTGGCGTTCCACCGAGGGAACTTTAGGGAGCTATACAAAATTCTAGAAAGCCACCAGTTCTCGCCGCACAACCatccaaaactgcagcagctGTGGCTGAAAGCGCACTACGTCGAGGCTGAGAAGCTGAGGGGGCGGCCACTGGGAGCTGTGGGTAAATATCGTGTACGGAGGAAGTTTCCCTTACCGCGCACCATATGGGACGGAGAGGAGACCAGCTACTGTTTCAAAGAGAAGAGCCGCGGCGTGTTGCGGGAGTGGTACACGCATAACCCATATCCCTCTCCCAGGGAAAAACGAGAGCTGGCTGAGGCCACTGGGCTCACAACAACACAAGTCAGCAACTGGTTTAAAAACAGAAGACAGAGGGATCGAGCCGCAGAGGCCAAAGAAAG AGAGAACAGCGAGAACAGCAACGCGGGCGCGAACAAACAGAACCAGCTGTCCCCGCTGGATGGAGGCAAGTCGCTCATGTCTAGCTCGGAAGATGACGAGTTCTCCCCGCCGCAAAGTCCAGAGCAGAATTCAGCTCTGTTGCTACAGGCCAATATGGGCCACCCCGCCTCGTCCTACAGTATGAGCGGCCTGACCATGCAGAGCCACCCACACCAGCACCAGCTCCACGACTCCATACTGGGACCTCTGACCTCTAGCTTGGTGGACTTGGGCTCTTAA
- the six4b gene encoding homeobox protein SIX4b isoform X2: protein MSSSSSEMIGTNEIKRENSRALEPRGSVKLSALDPMPMETPGPNAVAVECSPASLAFSPEQVACVCEALLQGGNVERLARFLWSLPQSELLRGNESILKAQAIVAFHQARYQELYVILENHNFSPCNHSSLQDMWYKARYTEAEKARGRPLGAVDKYRLRRKYPLPRTIWDGEETVYCFKERSRNALKDMYKRNRYPSPAEKRNLAKITGLSLTQVSNWFKNRRQRDRNPSEAQSKSESDGNHSTEDESSKGHEELSPRPLSSGSAGSAAHGTSPIVAYSDIGTTVIQQIGDVKMSPLPAGMGYNGDLASPNSHYLNGGAYIQSHGSNSLLNGLGTTSSHFLTFDSQRVSHGQERLLGGSSVSYASYSVGAPEASVGKLDSMQSLVSHSEHGAVASYATTTSSSSNTPHLSSYAMVNISGAENGLGLPPLLLPSSSTAPPHSGSAPLEGVVSDSSQQSAQPLLYTLNQAVKEEPLDIGVGYSYASNVSLDQSANLGYTASLFLSSNLGHSVVNGGSLEPAATAAITSVLSSTEGHSTLAHSARGLQEAGGALPSVYRAQEAQLPLSDNLENSVSTREGPHGVCSDLDMEGKELAKLQTVQMDEDSSDL, encoded by the exons ATGTCTTCTTCCTCGAGTGAGATGATTGGCACCAATGAGATCAAGAGGGAGAACTCGAGGGCACTTGAACCTCGGGGGAGTGTCAAGCTTTCCGCTCTGGACCCCATGCCCATGGAGACCCCGGGCCCCAACGCGGTGGCAGTCGAATGCTCCCCGGCGTCTTTGGCTTTCTCTCCGGAGCAGGTCGCGTGCGTATGCGAGGCGCTGCTGCAGGGCGGTAATGTGGAGCGCTTAGCCCGTTTCCTCTGGTCGCTACCGCAGAGCGAGCTGCTGCGTGGAAACGAGAGCATCCTCAAGGCGCAGGCCATAGTCGCCTTCCACCAGGCGCGCTACCAGGAACTTTATGTCATCCTGGAGAACCATAACTTCAGCCCGTGCAATCACTCGTCTCTGCAGGACATGTGGTACAAAGCGCGCTACACTGAGGCGGAGAAGGCGCGGGGGAGGCCGTTAGGAGCTGTGGATAAGTACCGGCTGCGCAGGAAATACCCGTTACCGCGCACGATTTGGGACGGAGAGGAGACCGTGTACTGCTTTAAGGAGAGGTCAAGGAACGCGCTCAAGGACATGTACAAGCGCAACCGGTACCCGTCCCCGGCTGAGAAGAGAAACCTCGCCAAAATTACAGGACTCTCTCTGACCCAGGTCAGCAACTGGTTCAAAAACAGGAGGCAGCGCGACCGCAATCCGTCCGAAGCGCAATCCAAAAG TGAATCTGATGGAAATCACAGCACTGAGGATGAGTCGAGTAAGGGCCATGAGGAGCTGTCACCTCGACCCCTTTCCAGTGGCTCTGCTGGTTCAGCTGCCCATGGAACTAGCCCCATTGTAGCATACTCTGACATTGGCACCACCGTCATCCAGCAAATCGGGGATGTCAAAATGTCACCCTTGCCAGCGGGAATGGGCTATAATGGTGATCTGGCAAGCCCCAACTCTCACTATCTTAACGGTGGCGCATATATTCAGTCGCATGGCAGCAACAGTCTCCTAAATGGACTTGGAACTACAAGTAGTCACTTCTTAACCTTTGATTCTCAGAGGGTCTCCCATGGCCAAGAAAGGCTACTAGGTGGTTCTTCTGTATCCTATGCCTCTTATTCTGTGGGGGCTCCAGAAGCCAGTGTTGGAAAACTAGACAGCATGCAGTCCTTGGTTTCACATTCAGAACACGGAGCAGTGGCCTCGTATGCCACCACCACATCATCGTCCTCGAATACACCTCATCTAAGCAGCTATGCTATGGTCAACATTTCTGGGGCTGAGAACGGCCTGGGACTTCCTCCTTTACTTCTGCCCTCATCTTCTACAGCACCGCCTCACA GTG GTTCGGCTCCATTGGAAGGGGTGGTCAGCGACTCATCCCAGCAATCTGCTCAGCCCCTGCTCTACACCCTTAACCAGGCTGTCAAGGAGGAGCCACTGGACATCGGTGTGGGCTATTCATATGCCTCCAACGTGTCTCTAGACCAAAGTGCCAACCTGGGCTACACAGCCTCCCTTTTCTTGTCGTCAAACCTTGGTCACTCGGTTGTCAATGGAGGCTCTCTGGAACCTGCAGCCACAGCTGCTATCACCTCTGTCCTCTCCAGCACAGAAGGTCACTCCACTTTGGCTCACAGTGCCCGTGGGCTCCAGGAAGCTGGGGGTGCTCTGCCCTCAGTCTACAGGGCACAGGAAGCTCAGCTGCCCCTGTCCGACAATCTGGAAAACTCTGTGAGTACTCGAGAGGGGCCTCATGGAGTGTGTAGTGACCTGGACATGGAGGGAAAAGAACTGGCCAAGCTGCAGACTGTTCAGATGGACGAGGACAGCAGTGACCTCTGA